In Pyrus communis chromosome 1, drPyrComm1.1, whole genome shotgun sequence, the following are encoded in one genomic region:
- the LOC137712939 gene encoding uclacyanin 1-like, protein MARNTNMAFFAAVAAATLLMSLAAAATTYQVGDGLGWSVPPGGAAAYTTWADNKTFTVGDTLVFTFSSGNHDVAEVTKAAFDACNATSPITLETAGPTNITLSSSGEHYYICTFSGHCSAGQKLSISVTGASSPAPAPRTTRPPSPSPPASVPAPAPSTSSPPPSPPASVPTPAPSTSTPTPAASPAPTPSSSRAPVTWTVGNNSGWTVLPPGSYQTWAANKTFVVGDTLVFNYLNGTHNVAVVTKANYDSCNTSSTLALSTNPPTRITLNSTGENFFICTFTGHCAGGQKLAINVTSGSTAATPPSSTATPPSSGATPPGSTANPPPGSPTSPNTPSSPTPEGSAPPPPNAAASLGAAGLSATFLSIALALLF, encoded by the exons ATGGCAAGGAACACAAACATGGCGTTTTTCGCAGCCGTGGCGGCGGCCACTTTGCTGATGAGCTTAGCGGCAGCGGCAACTACTTACCAAGTGGGTGATGGGTTGGGTTGGTCCGTCCCTCCCGGTGGCGCCGCAGCTTACACTACATGGGCTGACAATAAAACCTTCACTGTCGGCGACACTCTTG TATTCACTTTCAGCAGCGGAAATCACGACGTGGCGGAAGTGACAAAGGCAGCTTTTGATGCTTGCAATGCAACTAGTCCCATTACTTTGGAGACTGCCGGCCCTACAAATATCACGCTTAGCTCTTCAGGGGAGCATTACTATATCTGCACCTTCTCTGGCCATTGCAGTGCCGGTCAGAAATTGTCTATCAGTGTGACCGGAGCTTCTTCTCCTGCTCCGGCTCCAAGGACTACTCGTCCCCCTTCGCCTTCACCACCGGCCTCTGTTCCGGCACCAGCTCCGAGTACTagttctcctcctccttcaccACCGGCCTCTGTTCCCACACCAGCTCCGAGTACTAGTACCCCTACCCCCGCTGCTTCCCCAGCACCAACACCAAGCTCCTCACGAGCACCTGTCACTTGGACCGTTGGCAACAACAGCGGATGGACCGTCCTCCCTCCGGGCTCTTACCAAACTTGGGCTGCTAACAAAACCTTTGTGGTTGGTGACACTCTAG TGTTCAACTATTTGAACGGAACACACAACGTGGCGGTAGTGACCAAGGCAAATTACGACTCATGCAACACCAGCAGCACCCTCGCCCTGTCCACTAACCCACCAACGAGAATCACTCTCAACTCCACCGGCGAGAATTTCTTCATCTGCACTTTCACCGGCCACTGTGCCGGAGGCCAGAAGCTTGCCATCAATGTCACCTCGGGCAGTACCGCCGCCACGCCACCTTCCTCCACGGCCACTCCTCCAAGCAGCGGTGCCACCCCTCCAGGCTCTACTGCCAACCCTCCTCCTGGAAGTCCAACCAGCCCAAATACTCCTTCGTCACCGACACCCGAAGGTtctgcaccaccaccaccaaatgcAGCAGCTTCTCTCGGCGCCGCTGGCCTTTCCGCTACCTTTTTGTCCATTGCTTTGGCTTTGTTGTTTTAG